The following are encoded together in the Kwoniella europaea PYCC6329 chromosome 1, complete sequence genome:
- a CDS encoding acetylglutamate kinase has translation MLRRCSNIPRSALNLSRPSIRAFSKPSAPVSASASQLSTKENVLFELDVKKVGHEIRKRGLTGSIGAGREGGMDRDTIIRLLYSLGSRHEVERYLRIFTQSSKDASPGGVLPEAKFAVLKIGGAILTNELDDLALSLSFLNRLGLFPIVLHGAGPQLNDILEAEGIVPDYEDGIRITDPKTLSIARRVFLQENLKLTTALERLGTRARPIPTGVFTADYLDKAKYGLVGKITRVDKAPIEAAIKAGCLPILTSLAENAEGQILNVNADVAAGELARVLEPMKIVYLNEKGGLFHGVSGKKISTINLDEEYDSLMKESWVKFGTKLKIREIKELLDTLPRTSSVAIISTGMLQKELFTDAGAGTLIRRGHKLYKQPGVEAVGSTQLRQVFTERDPEVISGKRSVAEIFGDFKNTPTTIYGDEPEVSGRQDSSKEEGPLRCKNTQLPNTSADYRFEKDWTYGLPELYGREESKRSTRISNPGCYATNTQLLLAPLMPHLDKSQMPSVFGVSGFSGAGTKSGEKDEEGRPKTVPKISAQDLGLSIRPYTLTDHIHEREASNHLSSLTSQQDFKLAFIPNVAPWFSGIISVLTAPLDKSFRASEIFELYQEKYQNERLIELGKTVPDVRDIEGRHGWKMGGVQVHSSGKRVVVVGTLDNLLKGAATQCMQNLNNALGYEELAGIPLNKL, from the exons ATGTTAAGACGGTGCTCCAACATCCCTCGTTCCGCCCTCAACCTCTCTCGACCTTCCATCCGAGCATTCTCAAAACCCTCCGCTCCCGTATCAGCTTCCGCTTCTCAGCTATCTACTAAGGAGAACGTCCTCTTCGAATTAGATGTTAAGAAAGTAGGACATGAGATCAGGAAGAGAGGCTTGACTGGCTCCATTGGCGCTGGGAGGGAAGGTGGTATGGATAGG GACACTATCATCAGACTTTTGTACTCCTTGGGATCACGGCACGAAGTAGAAAGATACCTTCGtatcttcacccaatcaTCCAAAGATGCTTCTCCCGGTGGTGTTCTTCCAGAAGCTAAATTCGCTGTTCTCAA AATCGGTGGTGCTATCCTTACCAACGAGCTTGACGATCTCGCTCTCTCATTGTCCTTCTTGAACAGACTTGGGCTGTTCCCTATAGTATTACACGGTGCTGGTCCTCAGCT TAACGACATTCTCGAAGCTGAAGGTATCGTCCCAGACTACGAAGACGGTATCCGAATTACAG ACCCCAAAACCCTTTCTATCGCTCGA CGAGTTTTCCTCCAAGAAAACCTCAAGCTTACTACTGCTCTTGAGCGACTCGGTACACGTGCTCGACCCATTCCCACCGGTGTTTTCACCGCCGACTACCTCGACAAAGCCAAATACGGTCTTGTTGGAAAGATCACTCGAGTTGATAAAGCTCCTATCGAAGCTGCTATCAAAGCTGGATGTCTGCCCATCCTCACCTCGCTCGCTGAAAATGCCGAAGGTCAAATCTTGAACGTTAATGCAGATGTCGCTGCCGGAGAATTGGCTAGAGTCCTCGAG CCCATGAAGATCGTATACCTCAACGAGAAGGGTGGTTTGTTCCACGGTGTATCTGGAAAGAAGATTTCCACCATCAACCTTGATGAGGAGTACGACTCCCTCATGAAGGAATCATGGGTCAAATTCGGTACCAAACTCAAGATCCGAGAGATCAAGGAACTCCTCGATACTCTCCCTCGAACTTCTTCCGTCGCCATCATCTCCACCGGAATGCTCCAGAAAGAACTTTTCACCGATGCCGGTGCCGGGACCTTGATCCGAAGAGGACACAAGTTGTACAAGCAACCTGGTGTAGAAGCTGTTGGATCTACTCAACTCCGACAGGTTTTCACTGAAAGAGATCCTGAAGTAATCTCCGGTAAACGAAGTGTTGCTGAGATCTTTGGTGATTTCAAAAACACCCCTACTACGATCTACGGAGATGAACCGGAAGTTTCTGGAAGAC AAGATTCCTCCAAGGAAGAAGGTCCTCTTAGGTGCAAGAATACACAG CTGCCGAATACAAGTGCGGATTATAGATTTGAGAAAGACTGGACATATGGTTTGCCGG AATTATACGGACGTGAAGAATCTAAACGATCAACTAGAATATCCAATCCTGGATGTTACGCTACCAACACTCAACTCCTCTTGGCTCCTCTCATGCCTCATTTGGATAAATCCCAGATGCCATCGGTCTTTGGAGTATCGGGATTCTCAGGTGCGGGTACGAAATCgggtgagaaggatgaagaaggtagacCCAAGACTGTTCCTAAGATC TCTGCCCAAGATCTCGGTCTTTCAATCCGACCATACACCCTGACCGACCACATCCACGAAAGGGAAGCTTCCAATCACCTATCTAGCCTTACCTCTCAACAAGATTTCAAACTCGCTTTCATCCCAAATGTCGCACCTTGGTTTTCGGGGATAATCTCAGTTCTCACTGCTCCTCTCGATAAATCTTTCAGAGCTTCAGAGATTTTCGAGTTGTACCAGGAGAAATACCAGAATGAGCGATTGATCGAATTGGGAAAGACTGTACCGGACGTCAGGGATATTGAGGGAAGACATGGTTGGAAAATGGGTGGGGTGCAGGTGCATAGTTCTGGGAAGAGGGTTGTTGTAGTT GGAACATTGGATAACTTGCTTAAAGGAGCTGCTACTCAGTGTATGCAG AATCTCAACAATGCCCTCGGCTATGAAGAACTAGCTGGTATTCCTCTTAACAAACTCTAG
- a CDS encoding ATP synthase subunit alpha, mitochondrial: MRAAFRNTLRGAVASSARTRAAPLAARTYATAKPAASEVSSILEGRIAGASVGGDVQETGRVLTIGDGIARVYGLRNVQAEEMVEFSSGVRGMCLNLEADNVGVTIFGNDRLIKEGDTVKRTGQIVDVPVGPGLLGRVVDALGNPIDGKGPIKADGRTQAQLKAPGILPRRSVHEPMQTGLKSVDSLVPIGRGQRELIIGDRQTGKSAVAIDTILNQKKWNDGADESKKLYCVYVAVGQKRSTVAQLVQTLEQNDALKYSIIVAATASEAAPLQYLAPFSGCAMGEWFRDNGRHALIIYDDLSKQAVAYRQMSLLLRRPPGREAYPGDVFYLHSRLLERAAKLNADYGSGSLTALPIIETQGGDVSAYIPTNVISITDGQIFLEAELFFKGVRPAINVGLSVSRVGSAAQTKLMKSVAGSLKLYLAQYREVAAFAQFGSDLDASTRYLLNRGARLTELLKQPQYQPMPTEIMAPLIYAGVNGKLDKVPVDKIGAWEKSFTELLKSQHAALLEKLSGGVLTKEIEEEMAKVIDAHVADFTA; the protein is encoded by the exons ATGCGTGCCGCCTTTAGGAACACCCTCAGAGGAGCTGTCGCTTCCAGC GCCAGAACCAGAGCTGCTCCCCTTGCTGCTCGAACTTACGCTACCGCCAAGCCTG CCGCTTCTGAAgtctcttccatcctcgaGGGCCGAATCGCCGGTGCTTCCGTCGGTGGTGATGTCCAAGAGACCGGACGAGTCTTGACCATTGGTGATGGTATCGCGAGAGTTTACGGTTTGAGAAACGTTCAAGCCgaagaaatggttgaatTCTCTTCAGGTGTCCGAGGAATGTGTTTGAACTTGGAAGCCGACAACGTCGGTGTAACCATCTTCGGTAACGATAGATTGATCAAGGAAGGTGATACCGTCAAGAGAACCGGTCAGATCGTGGATGTCCCCGTAGGACCAGGTCTCTTGGGTCGAGTCGTCGATGCCCTCGGTAACCCCATCGACGGTAAAGGTCCTATCAAGGCCGACGGTAGAACCCAAGCTCAATTGAAGGCTCCTGGTATCTTGCCCCGACGATCCGTACACGAACCTATGCAAACTGGTCTCAAATCAGTTGACTCCTTGGTACCT ATCGGTCGAGGACAACGAGAACTTATCATCGGTGACAGACAAACCGGTAAATCCGCCGTCGCTATCGACACCATCCTCAACCAAAAGAAGTGGAACGACGGTGCCGATGAATCCAAGAAGCTCTACTGTGTCTACGTTGCCGTTGGTCAAAAACGATCCACCGTCGCTCAGCTCGTTCAAACCCTTGAACAAAACGATGCCTTGAAATACTCCATCATCGTCGCTGCCACCGCTTCCGAAGCCGCTCCCCTTCAATACCTTGCTCCTTTCTCTGGTTGTGCCATGGGTGAATGGTTCAGAGACAACGGTAGACacgctttgatcatctacGATGATTTGTCCAAACAAGCCGTCGCCTATCGACAAATGTCTTTGCTTCTTAGACGACCTCCCGGACGAGAAGCTTACCCCGGTGATGTCTTCTACTTGCACTCCAGACTTTTGGAGAGAGCCGCCAAGCTCAACGCCGATTACGGATCTGGTTCCCTCACTGCCCTCCCCATCATTGAAACCCAAGGTGGTGATGTGTCCGCTTATATCCCTACCAACGTTATCTCCATCACTGATGGACAAATCTTCTTGGAAGCTGAATTGTTCTTCAAGGGTGTCCGACCAGCTATCAACGTCGGTCTTTCCGTATCTCGAGTAGGTTCCGCCGCTCAAACCAAATTGATGAAATCCGTCGCCGGTTCTCTTAAATTGTACCTTGCCCAATACCGAGAAGTCGCTGCTTTCGCTCAATTCGGTTCCGATTTGGATGCTTCTACCCGATACCTCCTTAACAGAGGTGCTCGTCTCACTGAACTCCTCAAACAACCTCAATACCAACC CATGCCTACCGAAATCATGGCTCCTTTGATCTACGCTGGTGTTAACGGTAAACTCGATAAAGTCCCTGTTGACAAGATTGGTGCTTGGGAGAAATCTTT CACTGAACTCCTCAAATCTCAACACGCTGCTCTCCTCGAGAAACTCTCCGGTGGTGTTTTGACCAaggagatcgaagaagagatggcCAAGGTCATTGATGCCCACGTTGCTGACTTCACCGCTTAG